The Sorangiineae bacterium MSr11367 genome window below encodes:
- the proB gene encoding glutamate 5-kinase, with protein MADRDFIKQARRVVIKLGSSTLAGDPSVYSRLVEAVHTAREGGRGVLLVSSGAIALGTRKLGFRTKPKEMAKLQAAAAAGQSLLMRSYEEAFAARDIAVAQVLLTHADLADRVRGNNARAALGALLEAGAVPILNENDSVSVEEIKFGDNDQLAAMVTSLVSADLLLLLSDVDGLLDEAGQRISRVEDVADAMRYVRKSTAGVGTGGMGSKLQAARLATLAGADVVIADARRPQVIEDVLSGADVGTHFMASASRLSAKKHWIAFTLRPRGDIVLDPGAAVAVRTRGKSVLSIGVLGIRGDFRSGDAVRLLEHDGTEIGRALVRCAAEDAVVVAGKAQDELPEARAALAELIHRDDMVIWKT; from the coding sequence ATGGCTGACCGCGACTTCATCAAACAAGCGAGACGTGTCGTCATCAAGCTGGGATCCAGCACGCTCGCGGGCGATCCCTCCGTTTATTCACGCCTCGTCGAGGCGGTCCACACCGCGCGCGAAGGTGGACGCGGCGTGCTGCTCGTCTCGAGCGGGGCGATTGCGCTGGGCACACGCAAATTGGGATTCCGTACCAAGCCCAAGGAAATGGCCAAGCTCCAGGCGGCGGCCGCCGCGGGCCAGAGTTTGCTCATGCGCTCCTACGAGGAGGCCTTCGCCGCGCGCGACATTGCGGTGGCCCAAGTGCTCCTCACGCATGCCGACCTCGCGGATCGCGTGCGCGGCAACAATGCGCGCGCGGCACTTGGAGCGCTGCTCGAAGCCGGGGCGGTGCCCATCCTCAACGAGAACGATTCGGTCAGCGTGGAGGAGATCAAGTTCGGCGACAACGACCAGCTCGCCGCGATGGTCACGTCGCTCGTCTCGGCGGATCTCCTGTTGCTGCTCTCGGACGTCGACGGATTGCTCGACGAAGCGGGGCAGCGCATCTCGCGGGTCGAGGATGTCGCGGACGCGATGCGCTACGTGCGCAAGTCGACCGCGGGCGTGGGCACCGGCGGCATGGGCAGCAAGCTGCAAGCCGCGCGGCTCGCCACCCTGGCCGGCGCCGACGTGGTGATTGCCGACGCACGCCGGCCCCAGGTCATCGAAGACGTTCTCTCCGGCGCCGACGTCGGCACGCACTTCATGGCCTCGGCGTCGCGACTGAGCGCGAAAAAGCACTGGATCGCCTTCACCCTCCGTCCCCGCGGCGACATCGTGCTCGATCCGGGCGCTGCCGTCGCCGTGCGCACGCGCGGCAAGAGCGTGCTCTCCATCGGAGTCCTCGGGATCCGCGGCGACTTCCGCTCCGGCGACGCCGTGCGCCTCCTCGAACACGACGGCACCGAAATCGGCCGCGCCCTCGTGCGCTGCGCCGCCGAAGACGCCGTCGTCGTCGCCGGCAAGGCCCAAGACGAACTCCCCGAGGCCCGTGCCGCACTCGCGGAGTTGATTCATCGGGATGACATGGTCATCTGGAAAACCTAG
- a CDS encoding TetR/AcrR family transcriptional regulator, translating to MPRRARASAATAPLRAPSRRPGRPENRALSPRDWADAALWAIGKSGLAAVTIDEVARTLGVTKGSFYWHFEDRLALVRAALERWEEICTQAIIERLEALERPRDRLQQLLMTVFSENETYAPIEMAVLAAAEHPAVAPVVARVASRRLEYLVDTYRRTGLTPADARSAALLAYSAYLGLVQMARIAPDQLPTASARERYVRYLSMRLLPD from the coding sequence ATGCCTCGACGCGCCCGAGCCTCCGCCGCCACCGCTCCCCTTCGAGCTCCGAGCCGCCGTCCCGGCCGTCCCGAAAACCGCGCCCTTTCCCCGCGCGATTGGGCCGATGCCGCGTTATGGGCCATCGGCAAGAGCGGCCTCGCCGCGGTGACCATCGACGAGGTGGCGCGCACGCTTGGCGTGACCAAGGGCAGCTTTTACTGGCACTTCGAAGATCGGCTCGCGCTGGTCCGGGCGGCGCTCGAGCGGTGGGAAGAGATCTGCACCCAGGCCATCATCGAGCGGCTCGAGGCACTGGAGCGCCCGCGCGATCGGCTGCAGCAGTTGCTCATGACGGTGTTCTCCGAGAACGAGACGTACGCGCCCATCGAGATGGCCGTTCTCGCCGCCGCCGAGCACCCTGCCGTCGCACCCGTGGTGGCACGCGTCGCATCGCGCCGGCTCGAATACCTGGTCGACACCTACCGGCGCACGGGACTCACCCCGGCCGACGCCCGCTCCGCGGCGCTCCTCGCCTATTCCGCGTACCTGGGCCTGGTCCAAATGGCGCGCATCGCCCCGGACCAACTGCCCACGGCCTCCGCCCGCGAACGCTACGTCCGCTACCTCTCGATGCGGCTCTTGCCGGATTAA
- a CDS encoding response regulator transcription factor: MARVLVVEDEADLRDILEYNLAQAGHSVEVAATGAEGLRSVRSTPPDLVLLDLMLPDVSGIEVCKTMKKMPSTQDVRVIMVTAKSEEIDRVLGFELGVDDYVTKPFSVRELLLRVQAVLRRTDTATVPHSHFGVLRIDRHAHRVWVGEEEVTLTALEFKLLVALFDRKNRVQTRSVLLSDVWGIEAEIMSRTVDTHVKRLREKLGDAGQYIETVRGVGYRFSEFPEAEH, encoded by the coding sequence ATGGCCCGTGTTCTAGTCGTCGAAGACGAAGCCGATTTGCGCGACATCCTCGAGTACAACCTCGCTCAGGCGGGGCATTCGGTGGAGGTTGCCGCAACAGGCGCCGAAGGCCTGCGCTCCGTGCGCTCCACCCCACCCGATTTGGTTCTGCTGGACCTGATGCTTCCCGACGTGTCGGGCATCGAGGTTTGCAAGACAATGAAGAAGATGCCCTCCACGCAAGACGTGCGGGTCATCATGGTCACCGCCAAATCCGAAGAGATCGATCGCGTGCTGGGCTTCGAGCTCGGCGTCGACGATTACGTGACCAAGCCGTTCAGCGTGCGGGAGCTTCTCCTGCGCGTGCAGGCGGTCCTCCGCCGCACCGACACGGCGACGGTTCCACATAGCCACTTCGGCGTGCTGCGCATCGATCGCCACGCACACCGCGTGTGGGTCGGCGAAGAAGAGGTCACGCTCACCGCCCTCGAGTTCAAGCTCCTGGTGGCGCTCTTCGATCGCAAGAATCGTGTCCAGACTCGCTCGGTGCTGCTGAGCGACGTGTGGGGCATCGAAGCCGAAATCATGTCTCGCACGGTGGACACCCACGTGAAGCGCCTTCGCGAGAAGCTGGGTGACGCCGGGCAGTACATCGAGACCGTGCGGGGCGTGGGATACCGGTTCTCCGAGTTCCCCGAAGCGGAGCATTGA
- a CDS encoding cell wall metabolism sensor histidine kinase WalK, producing MRLGVRLKLFLASFAVIAISVTIGDAYLTHAIDRYLTNDIEQDLFVRAKLVALEAGNASIAEGDLEAWDHLADRFGGVADGRVTLVASDGRVLGDSEVDAAKISALENHATREEVATALANGHGRSTRLSATVRERMMYAAVPFFARDGREAGVARVAKPLRMVDEAIGAVHRIVLFAFIIALALAVFLSSAAAQRMSAVVRSLTETARRMKSGDLDVRTHISGSDELAELGHALDQLAGSLENTLAELRTERDLQRRILEGMHEGVLVLDAEARVVTMNHALREMLLLPADAVGKMLVEVVRHAELHMLLEMARADGQSSGELELPGIKPRRLLVGATALHDEGDEGMIAVIVDVTDVRRLESLRRDFVANVSHELRTPVAAVRSAAETLRGAVSDPNAAVRFIDMIERNAQRLQSLIEDLLHLSRIESKEFRIKRERVDITSLFHIVVGLFRDRAERKQIRLEMRISHPAPTLETDGRALEQILSNLVENAVKYCPAGSSVTLCAETKGEMVRIAVEDTGPGIGEKHLPRLFERFYRVDASRSRELGGTGLGLSIVKHLTEALGGKISVESQIGKGSTFTVQLRTSDWGAQNHVAVR from the coding sequence TTGAGGCTAGGGGTTCGCCTCAAGCTATTTCTCGCCTCGTTTGCCGTCATCGCCATTTCCGTGACGATTGGGGATGCGTACCTCACGCATGCCATCGATCGGTACCTCACCAACGACATCGAGCAGGATCTGTTCGTCCGCGCCAAGCTCGTCGCATTGGAGGCGGGCAATGCCTCGATTGCCGAGGGGGATCTCGAAGCGTGGGACCATCTCGCAGACCGCTTCGGAGGCGTGGCCGATGGCCGCGTGACCTTGGTGGCCAGCGACGGGCGCGTTCTCGGTGATTCAGAGGTGGACGCGGCGAAGATCTCCGCGCTCGAGAACCATGCGACGCGCGAGGAGGTGGCCACCGCGCTCGCCAATGGCCACGGACGCAGCACACGCCTGAGCGCCACCGTGCGCGAACGCATGATGTACGCGGCCGTTCCGTTCTTCGCGCGCGATGGGCGCGAGGCCGGTGTCGCCCGCGTGGCCAAGCCGCTGCGCATGGTGGACGAGGCCATCGGCGCCGTGCACCGCATCGTGCTCTTCGCCTTCATCATCGCGCTGGCCCTTGCGGTGTTCCTCTCGAGCGCCGCCGCGCAGCGCATGTCCGCCGTGGTGCGAAGCCTCACCGAGACCGCACGCCGCATGAAATCGGGCGATCTCGACGTGCGCACGCACATCTCCGGCTCCGACGAGCTCGCGGAGCTGGGGCACGCGCTCGACCAGCTCGCGGGAAGCCTGGAAAATACGCTGGCCGAGCTGCGGACGGAGCGCGATCTGCAGCGGCGCATTCTGGAGGGCATGCACGAGGGCGTCCTCGTTCTCGATGCCGAGGCGCGCGTGGTCACCATGAACCATGCGTTGCGCGAGATGCTGCTTCTGCCCGCCGACGCCGTCGGCAAAATGCTGGTCGAGGTGGTGCGCCACGCCGAGCTGCACATGCTGCTGGAAATGGCACGCGCGGATGGGCAATCGTCCGGGGAGCTCGAGCTCCCGGGCATCAAGCCGCGGCGCCTTCTCGTGGGTGCGACGGCACTTCACGACGAGGGCGACGAGGGCATGATCGCCGTCATCGTGGACGTGACGGACGTGCGCCGGCTCGAATCGCTGCGTCGCGACTTCGTGGCCAACGTCTCGCACGAGTTGCGCACGCCGGTGGCGGCGGTTCGTTCGGCGGCGGAGACGCTCCGCGGGGCGGTGTCCGATCCGAATGCGGCGGTCCGCTTCATCGACATGATCGAGCGCAACGCGCAGCGCCTGCAAAGCCTCATCGAGGATTTGCTGCATTTGTCGCGCATCGAATCCAAGGAATTTCGCATCAAGCGCGAGCGGGTCGACATCACGAGCTTGTTCCACATCGTGGTGGGGCTCTTCCGCGATCGCGCCGAGCGCAAACAGATTCGACTGGAAATGCGCATTTCCCATCCGGCTCCCACCTTGGAAACGGATGGACGTGCATTGGAACAAATCCTGTCGAACCTGGTGGAGAACGCCGTCAAATACTGCCCCGCCGGTTCTTCCGTCACGCTTTGTGCGGAGACGAAGGGCGAGATGGTTCGCATCGCCGTGGAGGACACGGGCCCGGGCATCGGCGAGAAACATTTGCCGCGCCTCTTCGAGCGCTTCTACCGCGTCGACGCGAGCCGCTCGCGCGAGCTCGGCGGCACCGGCCTGGGCCTCTCCATCGTGAAGCATCTGACCGAGGCCCTCGGCGGCAAGATCTCCGTGGAGAGCCAGATTGGAAAGGGCTCCACCTTCACGGTGCAGCTCCGCACCTCCGATTGGGGCGCGCAGAACCACGTTGCGGTAAGATAG
- a CDS encoding Uma2 family endonuclease: MSTAGRRTHGATWADIADRPEEDRLEIVGGEVVQKAAPTWEHGDAQTTVIEIFKGPYQRGRGGPGGWWIGAEIDIELETQEMYRPDLAGWRKDRVPKMPPGRPVRIRPDWVAEVLSKSNAHRDLHEKLFGYHRAGVSHYWIIDIEHQVLMVHRWGHEGYFVALTAGRGQKVRAEPFDEVELEVALLFNSSD; encoded by the coding sequence ATGAGCACGGCGGGACGGCGGACTCACGGGGCGACCTGGGCGGACATCGCAGATCGGCCCGAGGAGGATCGGCTCGAGATTGTCGGCGGCGAGGTCGTGCAGAAGGCGGCTCCGACTTGGGAGCACGGCGACGCACAGACGACCGTTATCGAGATCTTCAAAGGCCCGTATCAGCGAGGGCGTGGCGGTCCCGGCGGATGGTGGATCGGAGCCGAGATCGACATCGAGCTCGAGACCCAGGAAATGTACCGTCCCGACCTCGCCGGCTGGCGCAAAGACCGTGTTCCGAAGATGCCCCCCGGAAGACCCGTGCGCATCCGTCCCGATTGGGTCGCGGAGGTGCTCTCCAAGTCGAACGCGCACCGAGACCTTCACGAAAAGCTATTCGGGTACCACCGCGCCGGCGTGTCGCACTACTGGATCATCGATATCGAGCATCAAGTGCTGATGGTTCACCGATGGGGGCACGAAGGCTACTTCGTTGCGCTCACCGCCGGGCGTGGCCAGAAAGTGCGCGCTGAGCCCTTCGACGAAGTGGAGCTCGAGGTCGCTCTCCTTTTCAACAGCTCGGACTAG
- the phoU gene encoding phosphate signaling complex protein PhoU: MHSSHTSRDFEAELRELRAHTLAMGARCERSLRLALEAFWENSMKLAAEVEEIDRHIDRDEMEIDALVLRVLALRQPVAYDLRFLATALKLVTDLERVGDEAVNIAERAKEGHGVAKDQVRVALKEMADQAQQMLRDALDAFVEGEATRAAQVLERDDTVDNLYGGILGSMMEFMATNPAEIPAAIRVIKVAKYLERVADHATNIAEEVIFMVRGEDVRHVRTHPPPNAR, translated from the coding sequence ATGCACAGCTCACACACCAGCCGCGATTTCGAGGCCGAGCTCCGGGAGCTTCGGGCGCATACGCTCGCCATGGGCGCGCGGTGCGAGCGTAGTTTGCGCCTGGCGCTGGAGGCCTTCTGGGAAAACTCGATGAAGCTCGCCGCGGAGGTCGAGGAAATCGACCGCCACATCGACCGCGACGAGATGGAGATCGACGCGTTGGTTCTGCGCGTGCTCGCGCTGCGCCAGCCCGTCGCCTACGACCTGCGCTTCCTGGCGACGGCCCTCAAGCTGGTCACCGACTTGGAGCGGGTGGGCGACGAAGCGGTGAACATCGCCGAGCGCGCGAAAGAAGGGCACGGCGTGGCGAAGGATCAAGTGCGCGTCGCCCTGAAAGAGATGGCCGATCAAGCGCAGCAAATGCTCCGCGACGCGCTCGATGCCTTCGTCGAGGGCGAGGCCACCCGCGCCGCCCAGGTGCTCGAACGCGACGACACGGTGGACAACCTTTACGGCGGCATCCTGGGCTCGATGATGGAGTTCATGGCCACCAACCCCGCCGAGATCCCCGCGGCCATCCGCGTCATCAAGGTGGCCAAGTACCTCGAGCGGGTCGCCGACCACGCGACGAACATCGCCGAAGAGGTCATCTTCATGGTGCGCGGCGAAGACGTCCGCCACGTGCGCACGCATCCGCCGCCGAATGCGCGGTAG
- the pstA gene encoding phosphate ABC transporter permease PstA produces the protein MSTLAELQRTRRRHRLVETVLERGLATGALGLAGLYILGLVVLVFRGGHKVTSFTVFPSPLLDVQGEDVVRFVMAASIFGSLAWGITALARRLFATALAAHRSKLRIGVVVVAVACAALFRDHLPRFLIALPSDTTAGGGVGPEIFNTLYAAVLSTAITLPVGIGAAVYLARFAGGGKFVAVVRMALDTLASLPSIVYGLFGFLVFVVEMRAGYSLLAGAFVLALLNLPLVVGVAEESIRSVPGELEDASLALGATRVQTTLRVTIPYAWPGILSALVLSIGRVFAESAPLVMTAGTTISRADAYSLNPMRGGETLAVHLWYVNSAGLSPDRADVSAGTAAVLIVLIGATNFLASRLAHFGGRK, from the coding sequence ATGAGCACCCTGGCGGAGCTTCAGCGAACGCGCAGGCGGCATCGCCTCGTCGAAACGGTGCTCGAGCGCGGCCTGGCCACGGGCGCGCTCGGCCTGGCAGGCCTCTACATTTTGGGCCTCGTGGTGCTCGTCTTCCGCGGCGGGCACAAGGTCACGAGCTTCACGGTATTCCCCTCCCCGCTCCTCGACGTGCAGGGCGAGGACGTGGTGCGCTTCGTCATGGCGGCCTCGATCTTCGGGAGCCTCGCTTGGGGCATCACGGCGCTGGCGCGGCGTCTTTTTGCCACGGCGCTCGCGGCGCATCGAAGCAAACTGCGCATCGGCGTCGTGGTGGTGGCCGTCGCCTGTGCGGCGCTCTTCCGCGATCACCTGCCACGGTTCCTCATCGCGCTGCCGAGCGACACCACGGCGGGCGGTGGCGTCGGGCCGGAGATCTTCAACACGCTGTACGCGGCGGTTCTCAGCACGGCGATCACGCTTCCCGTCGGCATCGGCGCGGCCGTGTATCTGGCGCGTTTCGCCGGCGGCGGGAAGTTCGTGGCGGTGGTGCGGATGGCGCTCGATACGCTCGCGTCGCTTCCGAGCATCGTCTACGGCCTCTTTGGATTTCTCGTGTTCGTGGTGGAGATGCGCGCCGGCTATTCGCTGCTCGCGGGCGCGTTCGTCCTGGCGCTGCTCAATCTGCCGCTGGTCGTGGGCGTCGCCGAAGAGAGCATCCGCTCCGTTCCGGGAGAACTGGAAGATGCCAGCCTAGCCCTGGGGGCGACGCGCGTTCAGACGACGCTGCGTGTCACCATTCCCTATGCGTGGCCGGGCATTCTCAGTGCGCTCGTGCTGTCCATCGGCCGCGTGTTCGCGGAAAGTGCCCCGCTGGTCATGACGGCGGGAACCACCATTTCACGGGCCGACGCGTATTCGCTCAACCCGATGCGCGGCGGTGAAACGCTCGCGGTGCACCTCTGGTACGTGAATTCCGCGGGTCTCAGCCCCGACCGGGCCGATGTGAGCGCCGGCACCGCGGCCGTGCTCATCGTTCTGATTGGCGCTACGAACTTTCTGGCCTCGCGTCTGGCCCATTTTGGTGGAAGAAAATGA
- the pstC gene encoding phosphate ABC transporter permease subunit PstC: MASKTALAAEIPPFVPAERLRASARPRWGEIAIRGFIAACGLFVVVATAAVIMFIARAGVRGIRDVGLGALLSGEIWKPEANVFGGYPLIFGTAISALGAALVGAIPALLAAVWVSELTPKGARSIYRRTMEVAAAVPSVVYGWLALVHLVPQAEWVAHALHGEDVQVSGEGLASSAVLLGIMIAPTVFLLSLDALSRVPGTLREASAALGASSWQTAFRICLPGAGRSLFTAVFFGFARAAGETMAVQMVIGGARRVPANLFSPTTTISTQIVMDMQNATPNTTASNVLFSMSLVLLVLSAGVVLISRVVGRWGSKA, from the coding sequence GTGGCATCCAAGACCGCACTCGCTGCCGAAATTCCGCCATTCGTGCCCGCCGAGCGGTTGCGCGCGTCCGCGCGCCCTCGGTGGGGTGAAATTGCCATTCGCGGCTTCATCGCAGCGTGCGGCCTCTTCGTGGTGGTGGCGACGGCCGCCGTCATCATGTTCATTGCCCGGGCTGGCGTTCGCGGTATCCGCGACGTCGGCCTCGGTGCGCTTCTCAGCGGGGAAATCTGGAAGCCCGAGGCCAACGTCTTCGGCGGCTACCCGCTGATCTTCGGCACCGCCATCAGCGCGCTCGGTGCGGCGCTGGTGGGGGCTATTCCCGCGTTGCTCGCGGCCGTGTGGGTCTCCGAGCTCACCCCGAAGGGCGCGCGCTCGATCTACCGCCGCACCATGGAGGTCGCGGCGGCCGTTCCCAGCGTCGTGTACGGCTGGCTCGCGCTGGTGCACTTGGTGCCCCAGGCGGAATGGGTCGCGCACGCCCTGCACGGTGAAGACGTGCAGGTCAGCGGCGAGGGCCTCGCCTCCAGCGCGGTGCTCCTTGGCATCATGATCGCGCCCACGGTCTTTTTGCTCTCGCTGGATGCGCTTTCGCGCGTGCCGGGAACCTTGCGCGAAGCCAGTGCGGCGCTCGGCGCCTCGTCCTGGCAGACGGCGTTTCGCATTTGCCTTCCCGGGGCCGGGCGCAGCCTCTTCACCGCCGTGTTTTTCGGCTTCGCGCGCGCCGCGGGTGAAACCATGGCCGTGCAGATGGTCATCGGCGGCGCGCGACGCGTGCCGGCGAATCTGTTCTCGCCGACCACGACCATCTCGACGCAAATCGTCATGGATATGCAGAATGCGACGCCCAACACGACGGCGAGCAACGTTCTCTTTTCGATGTCGCTGGTGCTCTTGGTGCTGTCCGCAGGTGTGGTGCTGATTTCGCGCGTCGTCGGGCGCTGGGGGTCCAAGGCATGA
- a CDS encoding phosphate ABC transporter substrate-binding protein: MNSIVTALRTGVLGTLPLACALLGACDKSQPPAPAATADASTSTNSAAVADKKEGTVRASGSSALQPLVNAAKEKYETENKGASVEVSAGGSKKGLADVASGAVHIGNSDIFAPDDLKSGLVDHKVATVGFAAMANKGPYSEKIASLSVQDLAKIFSGAVKNWKEVGGESQPIVVINRAAGSGTRTVFGNIVLGGDKFVESQTEDNSGALVAKLKQTKGAISYLALSFKDDELKTFSLKGDGGVVEPNAANITSGAYPIWSYEHMYTKGEAAGSTKAFLDYILSPAFQDNVLPNVKGFIAITQMKVSREKD; this comes from the coding sequence ATGAATTCCATCGTGACGGCGCTCCGCACGGGCGTCCTTGGTACCTTGCCGCTTGCTTGTGCACTGCTTGGCGCGTGCGACAAATCGCAACCGCCCGCCCCTGCCGCTACCGCCGACGCATCCACGTCGACCAACAGCGCGGCCGTCGCCGACAAGAAGGAAGGGACCGTACGCGCGAGCGGGTCCAGCGCATTGCAGCCGCTGGTCAATGCCGCCAAGGAGAAGTACGAGACCGAGAACAAGGGCGCCAGCGTGGAAGTGTCCGCGGGCGGCTCGAAAAAGGGCTTGGCCGACGTCGCCTCCGGCGCCGTTCATATCGGCAACAGCGATATCTTCGCGCCCGATGATTTGAAATCCGGCCTGGTCGATCACAAGGTCGCCACCGTTGGATTCGCCGCCATGGCCAACAAAGGCCCCTACTCGGAAAAGATTGCCTCGCTCAGCGTGCAAGACCTGGCGAAAATCTTCTCCGGTGCGGTGAAGAACTGGAAAGAAGTGGGCGGTGAGTCGCAGCCCATCGTGGTCATCAACCGCGCCGCCGGCTCCGGTACGCGCACCGTGTTCGGCAACATCGTGCTCGGTGGCGACAAGTTCGTCGAGTCGCAGACGGAAGACAACTCCGGCGCGCTGGTCGCGAAACTCAAGCAAACCAAGGGCGCCATCAGCTATCTGGCGCTGTCCTTCAAGGACGACGAGCTGAAGACGTTCTCCCTCAAGGGCGACGGCGGCGTGGTGGAGCCCAACGCGGCGAACATCACCAGCGGCGCCTACCCGATCTGGTCGTACGAGCACATGTACACCAAGGGTGAGGCTGCCGGCTCGACCAAGGCCTTCCTCGATTACATTCTCTCGCCCGCTTTCCAAGACAACGTGCTCCCCAACGTGAAGGGCTTCATCGCCATCACGCAAATGAAGGTCTCGCGCGAAAAGGATTGA
- the pstB gene encoding phosphate ABC transporter ATP-binding protein PstB: MRATDLSVHYGSKKAIAGVTIDVHEHESLALIGPSGCGKSTFLRSLNRMNDTVEGIRVEGTVELDGEPIYAADVDPVLVRRRVGMVFQRSTPFPKSIFENVAYGLRIAGQQNARVLAESVERALRRAALWDEVKDRLSDSGMGLSGGQQQRLCIARALAVEPEVLLMDEPCSALDPIATAKVEDLVSDLRHSVTIVIVTHNMQQAARVSQKTGFFYMGRLVEVGDTSTIFTRPRHRETEDYITGRFG, translated from the coding sequence ATGCGCGCGACCGACCTCTCCGTCCACTATGGATCGAAAAAGGCCATCGCTGGCGTGACGATCGACGTGCACGAGCATGAATCGCTCGCATTGATTGGACCGAGCGGGTGCGGAAAGAGCACCTTTTTGCGTTCCCTCAATCGGATGAACGACACGGTCGAAGGCATCCGAGTGGAAGGCACCGTCGAATTGGACGGCGAGCCCATCTACGCCGCCGACGTCGACCCGGTGCTTGTCCGGCGTCGCGTCGGAATGGTTTTTCAGCGTTCCACGCCATTCCCCAAGTCCATCTTCGAGAACGTTGCCTACGGGCTACGCATTGCGGGGCAGCAAAACGCCCGTGTCCTGGCCGAGAGCGTCGAGCGCGCCCTGCGCCGGGCGGCGCTTTGGGACGAGGTGAAAGATCGTCTCAGCGATTCCGGGATGGGACTCTCCGGCGGCCAACAGCAGCGACTCTGTATTGCGCGCGCGCTGGCCGTGGAGCCCGAGGTGCTCTTGATGGACGAGCCGTGCAGCGCGCTCGATCCGATTGCAACGGCCAAGGTCGAGGACCTCGTCTCCGACCTACGACATAGCGTGACCATCGTCATCGTCACGCACAACATGCAACAAGCCGCGCGCGTGTCGCAGAAGACCGGCTTCTTTTACATGGGGCGACTCGTCGAAGTGGGCGACACCTCCACCATCTTCACTCGGCCGCGGCATCGCGAGACCGAGGATTACATTACAGGGAGATTTGGCTGA
- a CDS encoding 3-dehydroquinate synthase — protein MEERVDVHFDYRVCFTERVFTSDNPLLRSMLCEVPGESDAAIRRRRAWAVVDRGVMEAWPDLPHAMETYFVAHGDRLELIAPPMVVPGGEAAKNDETTFRAILRQIHELRIDRHSYVLAIGGGAVLDVVGYAAAVAHRGVRLIRFPTTVLGQADSGVGVKNGINAFGKKNFLGTFAPPHGVLCDVEFLTTLSPRDRVAGMAEAVKVALVRDTAFFSWMREHGAALGAGDSAALVELVRRSAELHLRHIATSGDPFEKGSARPLDFGHWAAHKLESLTGYRLRHGEAVAIGMALDTLYSVHVGLAPPGLAETVLALLEQLGFSLWDEALSMVGPDGRLRVFEGLAEFREHLGGDLCVTLLRGPGDGVEVHEISEEGMLASLDRLRTRARR, from the coding sequence ATGGAAGAGCGCGTTGACGTCCACTTCGACTATCGCGTCTGCTTCACGGAACGTGTCTTCACGAGCGACAATCCGCTCCTACGTTCCATGCTTTGCGAAGTCCCCGGCGAGTCGGACGCGGCCATTCGCCGCCGTCGCGCCTGGGCGGTCGTCGATCGCGGTGTGATGGAGGCGTGGCCCGACCTCCCCCACGCGATGGAGACGTACTTCGTGGCCCATGGCGATCGATTGGAACTGATTGCTCCGCCCATGGTCGTGCCCGGTGGTGAGGCGGCCAAGAACGACGAGACCACGTTCCGCGCCATTTTGCGCCAGATTCACGAGTTGCGCATCGATCGGCATTCGTACGTGCTGGCCATTGGCGGCGGCGCCGTGCTCGACGTGGTGGGGTATGCGGCCGCCGTGGCCCATCGCGGTGTGCGCCTGATTCGTTTTCCCACGACGGTGCTCGGGCAGGCCGATTCCGGCGTAGGCGTGAAAAATGGAATCAATGCCTTTGGGAAAAAGAACTTCCTCGGCACCTTTGCCCCGCCGCATGGTGTCCTCTGCGATGTGGAGTTCCTGACAACGTTGTCGCCACGCGATCGCGTGGCCGGCATGGCCGAAGCGGTCAAGGTCGCCCTGGTGCGCGATACCGCATTTTTCAGCTGGATGCGTGAGCACGGTGCCGCGCTGGGCGCGGGGGACTCGGCGGCGCTGGTGGAGCTCGTGCGGCGAAGTGCGGAATTGCATTTGCGCCATATCGCAACATCGGGGGACCCTTTCGAGAAAGGAAGCGCGCGCCCCCTGGACTTTGGCCATTGGGCCGCGCACAAATTGGAATCTCTAACGGGGTATCGCCTTCGCCACGGGGAAGCCGTGGCCATCGGCATGGCGCTCGATACTTTGTATTCGGTGCACGTGGGCCTCGCGCCCCCGGGCCTTGCCGAAACCGTGTTGGCACTGCTCGAGCAATTGGGCTTTTCCCTTTGGGACGAAGCCCTATCCATGGTCGGGCCCGACGGCCGGCTGCGCGTGTTCGAGGGCCTCGCCGAGTTTCGCGAGCACCTCGGCGGAGATCTTTGCGTGACCTTGCTACGCGGCCCGGGCGACGGGGTGGAGGTGCACGAAATTTCCGAGGAGGGCATGCTCGCCTCGCTCGATCGCCTGCGAACCCGGGCACGCCGATGA